A single Pygocentrus nattereri isolate fPygNat1 chromosome 28, fPygNat1.pri, whole genome shotgun sequence DNA region contains:
- the acer1 gene encoding alkaline ceramidase 1, which produces MELFLKGIPSFEKMAGVFSYESSEVDWCEDNYKHSENVVEYFNTMSSFVFFVVAPIMLYLLHPYAKERSLAVHLVWFMMIFVGLFSLYFHMTLSFMGQMLDELSILWVLAIGYSLWFPRRHFPSFVKDRSSFSRMVLVITVITTMSSFVKPTANAYALNCFALHILYSLYWELKSCTHQRVLRLAWASIGLWVLAISCWISDRFGCSFWQKLNFCYMHGIWHILIVVATAYGSTLIAYLDASLEIPYSLPDLQYWPRDNWALGLPYIVLKGNAKTQKRC; this is translated from the exons ATGGAGTTGTTTCTGAAAG gtatcCCGTCATTTGAGAAGATGGCAGGTGTTTTTTCCTATGAGAGTTCTGAAGTGGACTGGTGTGAGGACAACTATAAACACTCTGAGAACGTTGTGGAGTATTTCAACACG aTGAGCAGTTTCGTCTTCTTCGTAGTTGCACCCATAATGCTGTACCTGCTGCACCCGTATGCCAAGGAGCGGAGCCTGGCAGTCCACCTGGTCTGGTTCATGATGATCTTTGTGG GTCTCTTCTCCCTGTACTTCCATATGACCCTCAGCTTCATGGGGCAGATGCTGGATGAGCTGTCCATCCTGTGGGTGCTGGCCATCGGCTACTCTCTCTGGTTTCCACGCAGACACTTTCCTTCTTTTGTTAAAGACAG GAGCTCTTTCTCTCGCATGGTGCTGGTCATCACGGTTATAACCACAATGTCCTCATTCGTCAAACCCACAGCCAACGCCTACGCTCTCAACTGCTTTGCCCTGCACATCCTCTACTCTCTGTATTGGGAGCTAAAGAG CTGTACGCACCAGCGAGTGCTGCGTCTGGCTTGGGCCTCCATTGGCCTGTGGGTGCTGGCCATTTCCTGCTGGATCAGTGACCGCTTCGGCTGCAGCTTCTGGCAAAAGCTCAACTTCTGCTATATGCACGGCATCTG GCACATCCTGATCGTGGTTGCCACGGCCTACGGCAGCACTCTGATCGCTTACCTGGACGCCAGCCTGGAGATTCCTTACTCACTTCCTGACCTGCAGTACTGGCCTCGGGACAACTGGGCCCTGGGCCTGCCCTACATCGTCCTCAAGGGCAACGCCAAGACCCAGAAACGATGCTAG